The Gemmatimonadaceae bacterium genome includes a window with the following:
- a CDS encoding mercuric reductase, producing the protein MLQHDHWDETLLAEVSPAGWVNPVPAAKYDLVVIGAGTGGLVTAAGAAGIGAKVALIERHLMGGDCLNVGCVPSKGVISAARSWHAARHAAAKYAGPGLDPQAPGDFAAMMQRMRRIRAEMSPIDGAARFRDLGIDVFLGQGAFADRESITVGGATLRFRRAVIATGARAAAPPIPGLRTVPYLTNETIFDLTTLPARLAIIGAGPIGCELAQAFARFGSQVTLVDKGARVLPRDDADAAAIVQQALLDDGVTYLSGAAITEVRQESDGIHVHTTGSRGVQVSVGDALLVAIGRAPNVEGLELERGGVTYTGKGVTVNDQLRTSNARVYAVGDICSPLQFTHAADFQARMVIRNALFFGRGKLSTLVTPWATYTAPELAQVGHTAASAAQAGVAVQTFTVPLHDVDRARLDGETAGFCRVHVAQGSDTIVGATIVAPNAGDIISEVTLAMTHGLGLGALATTMHPYPTQGEMLRKVGDAYNRTRLTPFVKKLFVRYLSMLR; encoded by the coding sequence ATGCTCCAGCACGATCACTGGGACGAGACACTCCTGGCCGAGGTGTCGCCGGCGGGATGGGTGAACCCCGTGCCGGCGGCGAAGTACGACCTCGTGGTGATCGGGGCCGGCACCGGCGGGCTGGTGACGGCGGCGGGCGCGGCAGGGATCGGCGCGAAGGTCGCGCTGATCGAGCGGCACCTCATGGGTGGCGACTGCCTCAACGTCGGCTGCGTGCCGTCGAAGGGTGTGATCAGTGCGGCACGTTCGTGGCATGCGGCCCGCCATGCCGCGGCGAAGTACGCCGGCCCAGGTCTCGATCCGCAGGCGCCGGGTGACTTCGCGGCGATGATGCAGCGCATGCGCCGCATCCGCGCGGAGATGAGTCCCATCGACGGCGCGGCGCGGTTCCGCGACCTCGGCATCGACGTGTTCCTCGGCCAGGGGGCGTTCGCCGATCGCGAGTCGATCACCGTGGGTGGCGCGACGCTGCGCTTCCGTCGTGCCGTGATCGCGACCGGTGCACGCGCAGCGGCGCCGCCGATCCCCGGTCTCAGGACGGTCCCGTATCTCACCAACGAGACCATCTTCGACCTCACCACGCTCCCGGCGCGCCTCGCGATCATCGGGGCCGGCCCCATCGGGTGCGAGCTGGCGCAGGCGTTCGCGCGGTTCGGGTCGCAGGTCACGCTGGTCGACAAGGGAGCACGCGTGCTGCCGCGCGACGATGCCGATGCGGCGGCGATCGTGCAGCAGGCGCTGCTCGATGACGGGGTGACGTACCTGTCCGGTGCGGCCATCACGGAGGTGCGGCAGGAGTCCGACGGGATCCACGTCCACACCACCGGCAGCCGGGGCGTGCAGGTCAGCGTGGGCGACGCCCTTCTGGTGGCAATCGGCCGGGCGCCAAACGTGGAGGGGCTGGAGCTGGAGCGCGGTGGCGTGACGTACACCGGCAAAGGCGTGACGGTGAATGACCAACTGCGCACGAGTAACGCGCGGGTGTATGCCGTGGGCGACATCTGCTCGCCGCTGCAGTTCACGCACGCGGCCGACTTCCAGGCGCGGATGGTGATCCGGAATGCACTGTTCTTCGGCAGGGGGAAGCTGAGCACCCTGGTCACCCCCTGGGCGACGTACACCGCACCGGAGCTGGCGCAGGTCGGGCACACGGCGGCGAGTGCGGCGCAGGCCGGCGTGGCGGTGCAGACGTTCACCGTGCCGCTGCACGACGTCGATCGCGCGCGGCTGGACGGGGAGACGGCCGGGTTCTGCCGCGTGCACGTGGCGCAGGGGTCGGACACGATCGTCGGCGCCACGATCGTGGCGCCGAACGCCGGTGACATCATCAGTGAAGTGACACTCGCGATGACGCACGGGCTTGGACTCGGGGCGCTGGCCACGACGATGCACCCCTATCCCACGCAGGGCGAGATGCTGCGGAAGGTGGGGGATGCGTACAATCGGACGCGGCTGACGCCGTTCGTGAAGAAGCTCTTCGTGCGGTACCTGTCGATGCTGCGGTGA